From the Argentina anserina chromosome 3, drPotAnse1.1, whole genome shotgun sequence genome, the window AGGGGAATAAAACGTGAAGCTCCAAAATCAGACACTTTGGCAGTGTAACTGTCATCCAACAGTATATTCGTTGTCTTAACATCTCGATGGATGATTGGTACTGAAGCAGAGGAGTGCAAGTATGCCAGTGCTCCTGCAGATTCTGATGCTATTTTCAATCGTAATTCCCATGAAAGTGATGATGATCCTTTTTCCTTATTGAAAATATGCTCAGAAAGAGTGCCATGGGTGATGTACTCGTATACTAGTAAAGGAACCTCAGTCTCGAAACAACAACCTAACAGTTTCACCACATTTCTATGGTTGATTTGAGAAAGAATAATAACCTCATTGACAAATTGCTCGCTTTGTGTTGGAGCACCGGCTTTGGATTTTTTGATGGCTACCACTTTGTTCTCTCGTAACACTCCTTTGAAAACGGTTCCATATCCTCCTTCACCAAGGATTTCATCTTCATGGTAGTTGTTTGTGGCCTTCTTAAGTTCTTCTGCAGTATAGATATTTGGTGTCTCCATCCCTCCTCCATGAGCCCTAATCTGTTCTTGTAACATCAAGCCACCATTTTGTTTGAAGTGCATTTCTTTAAGTTTGATGAGCCTGATTTCATTCACTTTCCAATATATGCAGAAAACTACGACTAATAAAACCAAGAAGCCTATAGACACACCTGCACATGTATTAATTGACAAGTCAGAACTCGTACAAATTGATTTACAATTCATATCTGGTAAGGATGGGCTGTTTTAGGCAAACAAAAATGTTTCTGCTTCTCGTTTTAGGAATAGAAAAATGAaacgaaaagaaaagaaggagaagaagtatTTATTTTGTAACTGAATTAAGCACATAGGTCTTTATCTTGATAAAGATATgctttatatttttgataAATATATGCTTATATATAGTTGGCATTCAATGatcaaatataatttttgttatgGTGTGTTTGGATGAGGAAATTGTAAAATTCATAGGAGTTTATAAATGATGGCATCTTAAAATCCATCaatatgaaattcattaaTTGTGAATTCTACTGTATAGTTATATTATGTGGAATTTGAAGTTTCTGATAGATTAATaaagtttgaaataaattaaagagatgaattataaaaatattattattttggaaAGATAATTGGACACTGGAAATGAATTTACAAATGACACCTATTTTGTGGGGAATTTAAGTGGAACTTAACCAACAAATtcattcattttattttcccTAGAAATCTAGAATTTCCAATCTATAGTTGCCAAATCAGAGAATTGtcttttaaaattataaaatcctCACTTTTAATTATATTCATTTTTTGCTTTCTCTCATCCAAACACACTATTAGTGTATATTCTATAGAGAAAATGAATTTCCGTGAATTTCTGTCCAACAGACAATGAATAACATTTTTATCAAACTatctattatattattttagagAACATGTTTAACATTATAATAAAATAGCAGCTGCATCGGGAACTATATAAAGTTTTATGTAATGATAGATATTTCGTACCCAATGAAATTTGCAGGAAAGTATTCTTTTCCTTATGGTATGGAATGCAACGCCTCAGCAGCCCATCCTTTTTGTACCCACTATCACATGTACAAGAGTAATTTCCTGGAGGCCGATTTTCGCACCTTCCATTCTCGCAAGGGTTAACTTCAGCGTTGCACTCATTTATATCTACGGTAGAAGAAGACAGGAATGAGGAAAGTCAATGTCGATAAATTCAAAATGCATGGAGAGTAAAAATTAGCTATGATTCCTATGAATGTGTATATGGACTTTATAATACGGGAGAATGGCTCTTCGAATGTTGGAATATGGAAGTCTGCTGAGAACATCGTATCAATTATTCACATACCACTGCAATTGAGGTATGGGTTTCCTTCGAAGCCTGGGAAGCACTGGCAATAGTAACCGGACTTTCCAGACTCGACGTCTACGTTCCGGTTGATACACTTGCTATTTACCGAGCATGCATAGTCATCCCTCTTTTTAGCAGCATCGCATGGCCCTTCACCAATTTCCCAATCAAGAATCATCGGGAGCTTTTTAGTGGTGTTCAATACTTCGAAGCTTGTTTTGGCGGAGAAATTGAACTGTCCATCTTGCACAATGAATGCGTAACTACAGGGATTAAACTCCATTATATAAGTATGGTTGTAGTAGCTACTCAACACGATGGTCCTGTTCTTGAGTCCGCTAGGGATGGCAGTTTCGCAGCACCCGATGCCTGAGCAAGAGTCGGAAATGCTACTACGGTCGTCACATATTGACATGCAGCCGGTACGGAACATCTTTTCGTTCCGCCGGTAGCCTCGGAAAAGTGCGTGCGTGTCACAACCGACGGCGATGAACTTGTTTTTTGTGCCAGAGATGGTAAAAGCAGGAGGCACCCACAACCGAGGGGAAATTCTAAGCGTACTATTGCCTGCGTGGTTATAACAATCTTTAGCTATGAGAACCATAATTTGCAGCTCAGCCTCCGCAAGCGAAATGTCAGTGATTGTAATTGAAGGAGATCCTGACCAGTGTGTTGATGGAGGAGTCGTAGATAGATTGCAAATGAGGTTAAACCAAGTGTTTGTTGGCAGGTAGCAGTCATCACCTACACCAAATGGATATGGAATCGTCACATTGCCGCATCGGTCGATACAGTTAGGTTTCGCTCGAGGTGGCAGCGTTTGAATTGCAGTGACTCCCATCAAACAGAGTTGCATAAGCAGCATCCTAAGTAAGGGCGCCATTATTTTCACAGATCGAGCTTCCTTTAGTATCTACTCCAGCAATAAGTAGAAGCAGTATGATCGATCCTAAGCAAGGGGAATTATCACTGCTACTAAGCTGGGCCTTTTATAATTAAGCAAACATATATAACATCAACGTACAGAACATCCGACTAGGGAAAATAGCGCCTAATGCTTTGCTCATCGATCAAGTGGCTAGGTGTGAGTCGTCTATACTTATATTCTATTGTACCTTGCCCTCCCTCTTGAGCCAAGTCTAATTTCCTATTTTTCTGCAAGCTGTTATGAATGCAATAGAAAAATGGAGGATCGTTCTCCCAATTGCTAATGTAATTTTCAGTGCGACCCGGAATCGCTTAATTGGTTAGTGATCACCTAATCACATGATTCACATGACAAGGACCCAGTCCTGGCTAGCTAGACTTTTGCATGCATGCTTGCGGTTAGACGTTAGCTTACGCCGCAGGCCCCTAGCCTTAAACGTTAATTTACCATGCAAATATGTTTGGTATTCCACATATCACTGTGTAGTTACTAACTGCTTTATATGCCGGAAGGATATGAAACTATATGAAACTCCAACATGCAATTGTCACCGTGCATAAAATataaaacttcaacttgtCGCATGATGCATTCCAACCAGAGAGAAAGCTACTTGTCAACTATATGAAAACTACTTGTCACCTccacataaaaaaaatgtacaACTCCAACTACTGTACTGTCGATCACAATGTATTAATTcgaattattatataaattcacCACTATGTGAGTTAAGTACGTTGACTGTGATCCATGCTACTCGCATAAGTTCATAATCATTTTCTCACACCTAGAGTAAAAATCCTACAAAACAGAAGAGTACTGGTCACCTTAACGATAAATAATTTGGTAATTAACCACCCTGTTATCTTACTAATGAAGCAAGAATTGTATTAAATTAATCACAAGAAGTTGCTAAGTTGGTTTAGCTAGATGCGATATGTGCAATCCAAGTTCGATCGATTCTCATGATCTCATCGATACCAAAACTTCAAATCTATGGAAGGACCTGCCCTCTTCGCTGTAGTGGAGTTTGCATGGGGAGTAGGCTGCGTTTTTGGCCGGACCACAAATATTTTGCCCCAAGGGGAGCTGACTGAAGTGGTTCAACTTCCATCACAAACTGCAGCCGAGCAGAGTTTATCACTAAAAgtaaaaatgacaaaatagCGGCTTGACGTCATTTCATGGTGGACTTTTTTTTCTGaagccttttttttgtttggaacCGCGAGAATATCGTCATATATTTAGAACCGAAAATGAGAGAGTTACATAAACTCGATCAACCCCACCATAGGACTACAAAATAAACGAATCATGCAAAGATAAGCAAAGATAACTAGACAAAGATCTTATTAGAAGACTAAGACGCCTAAATGCAACTAAGTAACTACCCCTAGATCGAAACTTTCTCTTTGACTAAGAGCCTAAGACCAAGAACCAGAGATCAAGACCTAGGAAGCACGGAAACGTGCATACACCCACGtttcccgcttccgaagcggaaccACTCCGGAACCACTCCGGAAACGCGCCGGAAACACCCGGAAACGCCCgaaaacgtgccggaaacgcccggAAACGCTCGGAAACGTGTTTtcagaaaaatgagttttggaaacgcggtggaaacgcgagtttctgAATTGGAAACAcggtggaaacgcgagtttccgaattggaaacgcgagtttccgAATTGGAAACTCGagtttctaaaaaataaaggtttttttatgtttttttatttgagattttgagttacttaaactaaaaatttgttattatatttatttttttgtataatttatatatatttatatttttttttatttcgacgtttccaaaacgtacccgcttcctaaattttttgaaaaacacgcttccgcgtttccaaatatttcgcttccacgtacccgtatCCGATTCCGTGCAGCCTAGATCAAAACCTGTTATAATTGCGAAACCGGAACCAGGAGGGCCTCCCTAGGTTCAAATGAAAAGGGGGGACCAACATGTTAAAAGTCCACGACTTAAAAGCAGGTCCAAGAGTCAAAATACTCCAAGCTCAGGCCCAATAACAATAAAACTAGTTTTGCAACCAAACCGACTCGCACTCGAACATCCACCGGACCGCCTTTGGCACCAATCCAATCATTACCGCTAAAGATCCACGCCGCTCGGAGATCACGACCACCAACAACCCCACTAGACCGCCAAGAAGGTGACGCAAACACCAAttgtttatattttcttttactaTAATATCTCTATTGTTTGTTTATTAGTATTAACCAATAAAGAGGTACATACGACAGTTCGCcttttttgtaaaaattttGAGTGCCCTTTTTATCTCTACTACTTACTACTGTAAGtgcattaaattttttttattaaattgtgATCTTCCAAATATACTcacttattatttttattaataaacAAACTATCAAAAATATTATTGTCAAAACTTAAAAATCAATTGAAAAATATTagtttttctcaaattttaaCCACTCACTTTCTCAAATAAATAACTACTAATTTTCCCACATCCATAGTGTGTGAGCAATTTCTAATAGTAGTAAAAGTACAATATAGTGAAAAAATAACATATATTCTTTAGatcattaaaaatatataaataattaatgaAAAAGAGATCCGTCATTTGTACCAGAAAAATAAGGAAGATCATCATTTAAAACGAAAACATCACAAACCAAAGTCAGTAACTGGTTGAGTGTCAAAATAATGAGTTTTCAGCGGTTTTGTATAGAGAtgaatttatcatttttaaaaaaatcccTGCATACATTCTTAGAATATAAACTGGCCAGGGTAACCCCTTGATCAACTCTACAAAGCTTCCACAGGCTGTTGAATGCAGCAATTGACACAACACTAGACCTTTGCCGCTGAGAGCTGCAACAATCTCGGCCGAAATGAAAGCATCACCCTTCTCCAACAACTTCTTCATGTGACCGATTTCGGGGTTCGTGTTGATCTGCAGCAACATAAGCAGTAGGTGAAGTTGGTGATCCCAGCAAGTCCTTACCAGTCTCATTTGGATATATAATGTGATGTTTATATGTCATATCGTAAAGAGGACTCAATCCTTTATATAAGCACTCTAGCTCCATGACTACTTCTCTCATGGTAGGCCTTTCATCCCCTTGTAATCTCAAACATCTCTTTGCCAGATAAGCCACATTTTGTATCACAATTCCATCATTCATATTTTCCCCATCGACCATCTCATTGTCAAGAATTTCATTTAAGCGACCCTCTTCCAGTGAAGAAACAAACACTTTTGAAAGATTTCTCTCTGCATTTGGCCTAGCAAAAGAAAATGCCTTCTTACTTGTTAGTAGCTCCACTAGGACAACTCCAAAGCTGTAGACGTCACTTTTTTCTGTGAACTCATCCGAGTGAAAATATTCAGGGTCCAAGTATCCGAGTGTCCCTTGCACAAATGTTGTCATTTGCTTCTCATCAAGAGGTCGGATCAATTGTGAAGCTCCAAAGTCGGCCACTTTGGCAGTGTAGTTTTCATCTAGCAGTATGTTCATTGTCTTCACATCTCGGTGTAATATCGGCGTCGAAGTGGAGGAGTGTAAGTATGCCAACGCACCAGCAGTTTCTGTTGCTATCTTCAATCGTAAATCCCAAAAAAGTGGTGGTGATGATCTCTTTCCCTCTTCATCTCCATGAAGGTGCTTAAAAAGGGTTCCATTAGTGATGAACTCGTAAACGAGTATAGGCACCGAAGTCTCCAAGCAACAACCCAATAACCTCACCACATTCATGTGGTTGATTTGTGAAAGAATAACAACTTCATTAACAAACTGCTGAGTGGAAATGTTGTGATTTGGGGTAGATCTGATGTGGGATGAGGCACCAACTAATTTTGGCTTCTTAATGGCAACTATTCTGTTATTCGACAATATTCCCTTGTAAACTATTCCACAACCTCCTTCACCAAGAATTCTGCTTTCATCGTAGTTGTTTGTGGCCTTCTCAAGTTCTTTTGCAGTAAAGATTTTGGCCATCTCCGCTCCATGAGGACTAGAAAGCTGTTGTAACAATAAACCACCATTTTTTTCAAAgtaattttctttcaaatttatgAACTCTCGCTTCTTCATTCCCCAATATATAGACCATAAACTTCCAACCACTATCACAAGGACTATTGCAAAGGTACCTGCATACAATTGATCAGTACTTAAGTTAATATAACAACCAGTGAAAGGGTGATTAGGCATCTTGGCCCTCACTGGCTCATTAACTACTCCAAAAAGTACTTAACGACTATGATCACCTATACATGGTCCGGTGAATTTTAGTGCATTCATATGGTGATTGTGATCCCTTAAGCTAAACAATAGATATACTTACCGAAAGAAATCAAAACCCGGATAGATGTCTTCAATTGATGGGGAACACATTTATACTGTCCCGGTAGATTTTCGCAGTGTTCTTCTGTGCTGCAGGGCTTTGAGCTCTGGCACTCATCGATATCTGAACAGAAATCAGGAAAAGTATACATTCAAAAATCACACAAATTTAACAGTATAAAATAAATCATCTATATAATTGTATTGAAGCGAATTACCTTGACAACCATCTGTAAGATATGCATTCCCTTGGTAACCGGGCAAGCACCGGCAAATGTAGCCTTGAGGCCATCCATCATATACACCTTCACTGACATTGGACCGATTGACGCAGGTACTATTTCCCTTGCAAGCATAACTGCCATTGTTCTTTTGAGCTTcgtcacaaggctcgttcccTATTTGCCAATCAACCACCGTTGTCGTCGGCACCAGCAGCCTTCTGTACTTTTGAAGTTGGACAAAACTTATATTCGGGGAGGATGAGAAGTTGCCTTGTTCCGCAAGGAATCCATAGTTGCAATCTAAGTCTTCAACAGACCACTTTCTCTGAAAAGGGTTTTGCCTAATTATGATGATGCTTAACAAAGACTCAACAGTAAAATTTTGAAGTCCACTCGGGATTGGAGATTGGGAACAGCCATTGCCAGAGCAAGAGGTAGTGCCAAGACTATCATCACATTCTGTAACAGCAAGGCCGCTTTTGTTGTAGGCTTGATCTTGATCTGGGGTCAGGATCCTGCCGGAGGGACGATATTGTTGACCTCGATATTTCGCAAAAGTGGCACAGCCGAAGGCAAAGAACATGTTTTTGGTGGAAAATGCAAAAGGAGAGGGCAGCCGGAGCCACTGGTTTATGGTGCCTCCGCTGCCTCTGCCGCACTCTTGGTATATAGAGGACAAGACACACAACTCAGCATTGTCAAGGTTTATGTCAGTGACAATGAGATCAGTCAATTGTGATTTTGGTGAAGATGAGGGAGGACCGGTGAGTTTTGCCATTGGGGCATTGCCTTCTGTACTAGTACAGTTGATGAAAAACTCATCTCGCAGGTAACAACCTTCAGCAGTGCCAAAAGGATATGGGATTTTCACATCACCACAGCGATCAGGGCAGTTAGGCAAGGCTTGTGCAGATGTTGTGGTAATTGATGTTGCAACCGCCAATACAAGTAGCACCGGCAGTGGTACTACTACTCCTAACAATCGTATAAAAGCGATCGATAGGTAAACAGTTTCAAAGGCAGAACTAGCAGAAAATTATGTTGACGAAGCGTATAAGCGTACCTGACTTCATCGTATTGAACAAAACAAGTCTTCTGTCTTCTACGTTGCTTGGGTTAGAAATGGCGAGCAGAGAGTGATCTCCAAAATTGTGACATTTCTTGTTCACACAGATTATGTGCTATGTTATTAGTACATTTTAATAGCATTCCATGTAAATTGCATTGATTTTGTTTAATATGTTCTCCATTGATGTGTTAAATGACTTAAATCCACTCTAATCCCACTAATTTATTCGATTCCTCAATGATTTGTAAATTATGATGAAGTTAAGCAAGAAATCAGTGCCATCTTCAATTCACATCAAAATACTACCGCCACTAATTTTTTCTACATTAATGTTAAGCAAGAAATTAGTACTAACATTTTGCGGGCGAGGTTCAAATCTTTTGACTACCAAATATATAGAACATCAAATCTAGAAACAAGGGTGTTGTGTAGGGGGGAGCACATCCCCTGTGCCCATATTCCCATTGCCAATTATGTGCCAACAATAGCAACTTGACATGTGGTATTCCATTCTGACTCTACATAACGGAGTTAAATTCTATTAATTCtgattaaatttaatttttctttttgctaAAAAGTCTCTTCCCGTTTATCCAGCTTCCatgttcttcttttcttcatctGTGAAGAACTTTGAGTTTAACAGTGCCATCacacaatttaaaaaaaaccgaacccgAATTTGACTCGGAGAGATAGATCCAAATGAAGGATTTGAGCTCCATAATCGGGGTGGGAGAAGGCGCTGTAGATTGAGGGAAATGACGTCAAGATTTATCTATTGATTTTGTGTGTAATATTTGGATTTTGATTGGAAGCTGTTTGTTAAGTTGGTTTTGTGACATGGGCACCTTCCATTTATTAGTTTTGGGGCTTTGCTGTTTGTAACAATGGCTTGGGTTAATTCCTTGCACAAATCTTATGGGTTTTGCTGGGTTCTGAGAGGCAAATCAAGACCAAGTTTGTTTATGAGGTTTCCTGGGTTGTATAATTCATAGTCTTTCTTACCCAATACCcattaatttcttcttctccttcttttcTTCAGATTAGCCACTGATTGGAAACCCAGATtttgcttttttatttttctttctagaTGATGAAAAACCCCAGAaactcatcttcatctttgaAGAAGACGAAAAgataaattagttttttttttcgcaaactgaaataatgaaaattaaCAAAGTTAGTCCTCTGTTAAGTAGAGTCAAAATGAAATGCCACATGTCAAGTTGTTTTGTTGGCACTGGAAATATTGGCACAGGTGATCATATAATTTAGATGTATTCTCATGGGCTTTGTTTACAGGTTCAAACATAGTGAATTTCATGATTCGTGTATTCCTACAACATCCCAAGGTTTCAGAATATAGACTGGAGATAATTGACAACCCCTCTATCAAGTTGCAAAGACTTCACAAGAACATCACTACTAATACTAGGCGTGGAACCAAAGACAGCACTTGCAATTATTACCACACCAGGATTTTGGCTACTCAGAGCAGCGAAAGCAACAGCATTGCCGGTTCCTACATTTCTCTGGTAGTGAACTAGTCCGATTGGGAAAACAAACACATCACCCTTCTGCAACACCTTTGTGATATGCCGATTTTCGGGGCTCGACGTTATGAACCCGACTTCAAGGCTGCCTTCAAGGACAGTCAAGATTTCAGAGGCACGAGGATGAGTGTGTGGAGGGTTGATGCCTGATGGTGCATAGTCGAAGCGGACTAGTGAAATGCCAAGAGTGTTGAGTCCTGGAAGTTGGGATACAGTCACTGGTGTCACACTTGaccctattggatttgatgTATTGGCTGCTATGTGAAGCCCTCCAAATGAAAAGTCATTGGCTTCAACTGCCTTGGGGTCCTTGCAAGCTAGGCCATTCATCAGCACTGCCAAATTAACTAGTAAGTTAGTTTCCTTTGATTAAATTTCTAATTCGTTCACAAAACATGAAATAAGAATGTACAGAGCCAGATGAACCATATAACATGATAAAATGTACCTCGACTTTCTGGGTCTGCCACACAGAAATCTTGAAGTGGACTATGATCAGATGCAGTGGCAATTGACAAAGAGAAAGATAATAAAAACCCAAAGAAGATATTATAATTGCCCATCTGATAATGAGTGTCCTTTTTCTATGTATCAATATCAAAAAATTTCAACAGAAGCTGCTGAAATATGTTGGTTAATGAGATTAAGCTGTGCCAATAGTTGTTTGCAGCCTTCAGCCTTGTCTATAcaagaaaacaagaagaatgTGAGGAATTGGAAAAGGGTCTACTAAAACACAGATCAAGCtgtatattatatatgccGTTCATGCACTAACATTATATATAGTCAATTTCTGGCCTTATTCAACAGTAGAAAAGCAATAGTATAATTGCTTGATCTAGCTCAGGGAAGCATGCATTTCTAaatttgagaggttagctTAAGTGGTCGGCCCTATATTTACTTAATTTGGCCTACCAGTGACCATGGTGGTTTATATATAAGGGACATAGTCATAATCTTTCCCATGCGCCAGAAGTCACACTCTGTTTTAGctttaacaaagtaacaacaTGATAGATATAAGTGGTATTCTCTTATATTGATGAAAAGTCAAATGAATGTTTGCATTTCAGCTTCAATTACATTGCTAACTTTGCTCTAATAACGCTTCAGAATTTGTTAAACTCATCCGGGTGGTTATTAGATAGAGCTGATCAATCCAGTGATGGAATCTAAAACCTTGACTGTATAGCATATATTGCTTCCTTGTCTACTTGAAAAGCCTTTGTAAGAATGTCACTAGAGATGTGAGGCCTTGCT encodes:
- the LOC126786780 gene encoding wall-associated receptor kinase 2-like — its product is MAPLLRMLLMQLCLMGVTAIQTLPPRAKPNCIDRCGNVTIPYPFGVGDDCYLPTNTWFNLICNLSTTPPSTHWSGSPSITITDISLAEAELQIMVLIAKDCYNHAGNSTLRISPRLWVPPAFTISGTKNKFIAVGCDTHALFRGYRRNEKMFRTGCMSICDDRSSISDSCSGIGCCETAIPSGLKNRTIVLSSYYNHTYIMEFNPCSYAFIVQDGQFNFSAKTSFEVLNTTKKLPMILDWEIGEGPCDAAKKRDDYACSVNSKCINRNVDVESGKSGYYCQCFPGFEGNPYLNCSDINECNAEVNPCENGRCENRPPGNYSCTCDSGYKKDGLLRRCIPYHKEKNTFLQISLGVSIGFLVLLVVVFCIYWKVNEIRLIKLKEMHFKQNGGLMLQEQIRAHGGGMETPNIYTAEELKKATNNYHEDEILGEGGYGTVFKGVLRENKVVAIKKSKAGAPTQSEQFVNEVIILSQINHRNVVKLLGCCFETEVPLLVYEYITHGTLSEHIFNKEKGSSSLSWELRLKIASESAGALAYLHSSASVPIIHRDVKTTNILLDDSYTAKVSDFGASRFIPLDQAQLETLVQGTLGYLDPEYFHTSELTEKSDVYSFGVVLAELLTSRVALSFSRPEKERCLANFLVSSIENDCLIEILDADIVNEKNIETAQQVAYLARRCLSIKGEERPTMKEVAMELEGMQITGKHPWVNSVHSCPEETEYLLGSPINSEAYVGNVRGDVDHKGSSATTSGYDSMQIQMLMPYEDGR
- the LOC126787876 gene encoding putative germin-like protein 2-1, encoding MGNYNIFFGFLLSFSLSIATASDHSPLQDFCVADPESRVLMNGLACKDPKAVEANDFSFGGLHIAANTSNPIGSSVTPVTVSQLPGLNTLGISLVRFDYAPSGINPPHTHPRASEILTVLEGSLEVGFITSSPENRHITKVLQKGDVFVFPIGLVHYQRNVGTGNAVAFAALSSQNPGVVIIASAVFGSTPSISSDVLVKSLQLDRGVVNYLQSIF
- the LOC126786892 gene encoding wall-associated receptor kinase 2-like gives rise to the protein MKSGVVVPLPVLLVLAVATSITTTSAQALPNCPDRCGDVKIPYPFGTAEGCYLRDEFFINCTSTEGNAPMAKLTGPPSSSPKSQLTDLIVTDINLDNAELCVLSSIYQECGRGSGGTINQWLRLPSPFAFSTKNMFFAFGCATFAKYRGQQYRPSGRILTPDQDQAYNKSGLAVTECDDSLGTTSCSGNGCSQSPIPSGLQNFTVESLLSIIIIRQNPFQRKWSVEDLDCNYGFLAEQGNFSSSPNISFVQLQKYRRLLVPTTTVVDWQIGNEPCDEAQKNNGSYACKGNSTCVNRSNVSEGVYDGWPQGYICRCLPGYQGNAYLTDGCQDIDECQSSKPCSTEEHCENLPGQYKCVPHQLKTSIRVLISFGTFAIVLVIVVGSLWSIYWGMKKREFINLKENYFEKNGGLLLQQLSSPHGAEMAKIFTAKELEKATNNYDESRILGEGGCGIVYKGILSNNRIVAIKKPKLVGASSHIRSTPNHNISTQQFVNEVVILSQINHMNVVRLLGCCLETSVPILVYEFITNGTLFKHLHGDEEGKRSSPPLFWDLRLKIATETAGALAYLHSSTSTPILHRDVKTMNILLDENYTAKVADFGASQLIRPLDEKQMTTFVQGTLGYLDPEYFHSDEFTEKSDVYSFGVVLVELLTSKKAFSFARPNAERNLSKVFVSSLEEGRLNEILDNEMVDGENMNDGIVIQNVAYLAKRCLRLQGDERPTMREVVMELECLYKGLSPLYDMTYKHHIIYPNETGKDLLGSPTSPTAYVAADQHEPRNRSHEEVVGEG